The Euleptes europaea isolate rEulEur1 chromosome 2, rEulEur1.hap1, whole genome shotgun sequence genome has a segment encoding these proteins:
- the SPATA1 gene encoding spermatogenesis-associated protein 1, with amino-acid sequence NPSQPSTSELLELHVFYVPEEVWNFKLNTIPVDITSKFYSAGFIRVSPHMTLRTLREQLQEHLDEDAVVNKYTFLKCIGKKLAVVKAKQEMELKLRSFAPPYAFHPELYLLPGVKSIYSSSSSTPERPPNNAKCMLAYTSHHKPHISAAPDNEVDQNPAVLENSLKNHFNQEKDANTENEDNAKGRRTTGDSGIPESLEDRDLECLHSKKSQRHPDITKCAADAGGLQDNQSDENNINNFTHPSQYLLPPTPPLLALCINRPPAPNWLFSTEGNELNRQLQRIKAERRHLEKTREELVKKVKGLLEQNRFRRYHARDIWKKKYFETKKVTASLEEDLNKLRENLELHYQKVLMRLQARHVRKRGNALTKNNTVIQITTLQHDIEQLRRKRDNAKMKLVIEIKMRKQATSDLQALKAELAHKKVQSSLKLLSEKPVP; translated from the exons aatccaTCCCA ACCTTCCACATCAGAG CTTTTAGAACTACATGTTTTTTATGTTCCGGAAGAAGTGTGGAACTTCAAGCTGAATACAATCCCAGTGGATATTACTAGCAAATTCTATTCTGCTGGATTTATAAG GGTGTCCCCTCATATGACCTTGAGAACACTGAGAGAGCAGCTTCAAGAGCACCTAGACGAAGATGCAGTTGTGAATAAGTATACTTTTCTGAAATGTATAGGAAAAAAGCTTGCAGTG GTAAAAGCCAAGCAAGAGATGGAACTGAAGCTTAGATCATTTGCTCCTCCATAT GCATTTCATCCAGAGCTTTATTTGTTACCTGGAGTAAAAAGTATTTATTCGTCTTCATCATCGACTCCAGAGAGACCTCCCAATAATGCAAAATGTATGTTAGCATATACATCTCATCATAAACCACATATTTCAGCTGCTCCAGATAATGAAGTGGATCAAAATCCAGCAGTTTTGGAGAACTCCTTGAAAAATCATTTCAATCAGGAAAAAG ATGCAAATACAGAAAATGAAGACAATGCAAAAGGAAGACGTACCACAGGAGATTCTGGGATCCCAGAATCCTTGGAAGATAGAGATCTGGAATGTTTACACAGCAAGAAAAG CCAACGGCATCCTGATATTACAAAGTGTGCTGCTGACGCCGGAGGCCTGCAGGATAACCAG TCTGATGAGAATAACATAAATAACTTTACACATCCAAGCCAGTATCTTTTACCTCCTACTCCACCTCTGCTGGCTCTGTGCATAAATAGACCTCCAGCTCCCAACTGGCTATTTTCAACAGAGG GTAATGAGCTAAATAGACAGTTGCAACGTATCAAGGCAGAAAGAAGGCATCTGGAGAAGACAAGAGAGGAGCTGGTTAAAAAAGTGAAAGGCTTACTGGAGCAGAACAGATTTAGGAGATATCATG CTCGTGATATatggaagaaaaaatattttgaaactaagAAAGTCACagcttccttggaggaagattTAAACAAACTGCGGGAAAATTTGGAGCTTCACTACCAGAAAGTATTGATGAGGCTACAAGCTAGGCATGTCCGGAAAAGAGGGAATGCTTTAACAAAG AATAATACAGTTATCCAGATTACAACTCTGCAGCATGATATTGAGCAGCTAAGAAGAAAGCGAGACAATGCCAAAATGAAACTCGTTATTGAAATTAAG ATGAGAAAGCAGGCCACGTCTGATTTGCAAGCATTGAAAGCAGAACTGGCACACAAGAAGGTTCAGTCTTCATTGAAACTCCTGTCTGAAAAACCAGTGCCCTAG
- the GNG5 gene encoding guanine nucleotide-binding protein G(I)/G(S)/G(O) subunit gamma-5, with amino-acid sequence MSGSSSVAAMKKAVQQLRLEAGVSRVKVSQAATDLKQFCLQNAHHDPLLTGVSSSTNPFRPPKVCSFL; translated from the exons ATGTCGGGCTCTTCCAGCGTCGCGGCCATGAAGAAAGCGGTGCAGCAGCTGCGCCTGGAGGCCGGCGTCAGCCGCGTCAAG GTCTCACAAGCTGCAACAGACTTAAAGCAGTTTTGTCTCCAGAATGCACATCATGATCCCTTATTGACTGGAGTTTCTTCAAGTACGAATCCATTTAGACCTCCAAAAGTTTGTTCCTTTCTCTAA